One part of the Bacteroidia bacterium genome encodes these proteins:
- a CDS encoding DUF5009 domain-containing protein — MKTERILSIDIFRGLTIFMMVFVNELAAVSGIPAWMKHVAADVNGMTFVDVVFPAFLFIVGMSIPFAVSNRLAKDSSKVSFWKHTLIRTLGLIILGVYMVNAEEMNAEANLIPKRLWSALLYIAAILIWNNYPKSTERSKQNLYTALKIGGILILIALFASYRKGSEGDLIGMTPSWWGILGLIGWAYLIAILAYMAGTKKLAYLLALFLGFIFLIAGLKADVFGELSIFLWLKSQSGHLVHSLIVISGILCSAILRGEGIKADAKQKIAYMLLAGMLCLILAYFMEGFGGISKIKASLSWALYSSASCFFIFPLVYWLVDMKGRKSWANFLKPAGTNPLLTYILPALFYAIAGYGFIPEFLNIGFGGIMRSLLFSFFILFLADQLTKRSIRLQL; from the coding sequence ATGAAAACAGAGCGCATACTATCTATAGATATTTTCAGAGGCCTGACCATTTTTATGATGGTCTTTGTAAATGAATTGGCAGCCGTATCGGGCATCCCTGCCTGGATGAAACATGTAGCGGCAGATGTAAATGGGATGACCTTTGTGGATGTGGTTTTTCCGGCTTTTCTCTTTATCGTGGGAATGTCTATCCCTTTTGCCGTAAGCAATCGACTTGCCAAGGATTCCTCTAAAGTCTCTTTTTGGAAACATACCCTCATACGAACTTTAGGCCTGATCATTCTAGGCGTTTATATGGTGAATGCTGAGGAAATGAATGCCGAGGCGAACCTTATTCCTAAACGCCTATGGTCTGCATTACTCTATATCGCCGCTATTCTCATTTGGAACAACTATCCCAAAAGCACAGAGCGCAGCAAACAAAATCTATATACAGCTCTGAAAATAGGCGGAATACTCATCCTCATTGCACTCTTTGCAAGCTATCGAAAAGGCAGTGAAGGAGACTTAATAGGAATGACGCCTAGTTGGTGGGGAATCCTGGGTTTGATAGGCTGGGCCTATTTGATAGCGATCCTTGCATATATGGCAGGGACTAAAAAGCTAGCTTATTTACTCGCTCTCTTTCTGGGATTTATTTTTTTGATTGCTGGATTGAAAGCAGATGTGTTTGGGGAACTATCTATTTTTTTATGGCTTAAATCTCAAAGTGGGCATTTGGTGCATAGCCTGATTGTCATCTCGGGAATTCTCTGCTCAGCCATATTAAGAGGGGAGGGGATTAAGGCTGATGCCAAACAAAAAATTGCCTATATGCTGCTTGCCGGTATGCTATGTTTGATCCTTGCTTATTTTATGGAGGGATTTGGAGGAATTTCAAAAATAAAAGCCAGCTTGAGCTGGGCCTTATATTCTTCAGCCTCCTGTTTTTTTATTTTTCCGCTGGTTTATTGGTTGGTAGATATGAAAGGGCGAAAGTCATGGGCTAATTTCCTCAAACCTGCGGGAACCAATCCCCTGCTTACCTATATACTACCCGCTTTATTTTATGCTATCGCAGGCTATGGGTTTATCCCTGAATTTTTAAATATAGGCTTTGGAGGAATTATGCGTTCCCTGCTTTTTAGTTTTTTCATTTTATTTCTGGCGGATCAATTGACAAAGCGAAGCATTCGTTTACAACTCTGA
- a CDS encoding polysaccharide deacetylase family protein, protein MKTSAIVVCSLVLSMFPSRLPAQDYSFPHARYSHGGLIRLDTTSKEIFLTFTGGDFNEGAQKILRCLRRKKLKAQFFFTGDYYRNPDNARHIKKLKKMGHYLGAHSDKHLLYASWEKRDSLLVSKSTFTKDLLNNYQIMADFGIEKEEAIFFMPPYEWYNREISQWTKEMNLVLINFSPGTRSNADYTTPDMGKRYLSSQRIFESILNYETEDANGLNGFILLLHIGTHPSRTDKFYDKLGELIDELRNRGYSFSLLSEL, encoded by the coding sequence ATGAAAACATCTGCCATTGTAGTCTGTAGCCTTGTTCTGAGCATGTTTCCCTCCCGGCTTCCTGCTCAGGATTATAGCTTTCCCCATGCCCGTTATAGTCATGGCGGGCTTATCAGGCTTGATACTACCAGCAAAGAAATTTTCCTGACATTCACTGGAGGTGATTTCAATGAGGGTGCTCAAAAAATCCTCCGCTGCCTTCGGAGAAAAAAACTGAAGGCTCAATTTTTCTTTACGGGAGATTATTATCGAAATCCCGACAATGCCCGACATATCAAAAAGCTAAAGAAAATGGGACATTATTTAGGCGCCCATTCTGATAAGCACTTGCTCTATGCAAGCTGGGAGAAGCGGGATTCTTTATTGGTCAGTAAATCTACCTTTACCAAGGACCTCCTAAACAATTATCAGATCATGGCGGATTTTGGGATAGAAAAAGAGGAAGCGATTTTTTTTATGCCACCTTATGAATGGTATAATCGGGAGATAAGTCAATGGACAAAAGAAATGAATCTGGTTCTTATCAACTTCAGTCCCGGTACCCGCTCAAATGCAGACTATACTACCCCTGACATGGGCAAACGATACCTGAGTAGCCAAAGAATTTTTGAAAGCATCCTGAACTACGAGACAGAGGATGCAAATGGATTGAATGGATTTATCCTTTTGCTTCATATCGGTACTCATCCCAGCCGTACAGATAAATTTTACGACAAGCTTGGGGAGCTGATAGATGAACTTCGAAATAGAGGCTATTCTTTTTCCTTATTATCAGAGTTGTAA
- a CDS encoding PepSY-like domain-containing protein encodes MKRIAFILLVFFLAQSAHSQITRGSSVPPNFIQQQFQRNFPDAEEVRWNSPRYGFSASFFQRGYAMTAFFSEEGDWMSTRISIPESQVPSDAMRHYRDNYPGFRITETVFHDATGDSYYCIFVIGRSSERELHYDDNGNFIRAVNK; translated from the coding sequence ATGAAGAGAATTGCCTTCATACTGCTTGTTTTCTTTTTGGCGCAATCTGCCCATTCCCAAATTACACGCGGTAGCTCCGTACCACCTAATTTTATCCAACAACAATTTCAGCGGAATTTCCCTGATGCAGAAGAAGTTCGTTGGAACTCACCTCGATATGGCTTTTCAGCCAGTTTTTTCCAAAGAGGCTATGCCATGACCGCTTTTTTCTCCGAAGAAGGCGATTGGATGTCTACTCGGATCAGCATACCCGAAAGTCAGGTCCCCAGTGATGCTATGCGTCATTATCGGGACAATTATCCCGGATTTCGGATAACAGAAACTGTCTTTCACGACGCGACCGGCGACAGTTATTATTGCATCTTCGTCATTGGCCGTTCCTCTGAACGAGAACTGCATTACGATGATAATGGAAACTTTATCAGAGCAGTTAACAAATAG
- a CDS encoding gliding motility-associated C-terminal domain-containing protein, protein MRIPLLLSVALLLPAYLLGQFTDRSLPDTLVVCHKSSTPRILNVWEDLPDSLECVWTSQDLSRGPSYSHARLFTEKMESGYFRFKRQVLDSAEVVQEDSLVLHIAPPPAIVPTSISIPTCDNSGDGAIRLKEIAGAGYSYQWNSGQTNASIEGLNSGTYEVLLSDKNNCSSKQTFALMSPEPIFIDLVHKEDASCKLENGAAVVRASGGVGEFRYRWDTQNEYEGVGLDGLGPGLYTIRAEDSRGCWDTLHINIKDLPFRNAQISSTPSDTIALCVSEASFSFEAADSYAESYIWDFGDGTEPVNTKNPSHTFEEAGTYTVLCTMYEEGNDCPAKDSLQIEVQHDGMIVVPELFSPNGDGVNDLFFVRGYLQSIDMKIYQKNGKLIKHIDQPDEKWNGRTEEGRKLSQGEYRYELNAQLSVCKDLQQTGVIKLVR, encoded by the coding sequence ATGAGAATTCCGTTGCTTCTTTCTGTTGCTCTACTTTTACCTGCATATTTACTCGGTCAATTTACAGACAGATCCTTACCGGATACCCTGGTAGTTTGTCACAAATCCTCTACCCCTCGCATTCTGAATGTATGGGAAGATTTACCAGATAGTCTCGAATGTGTCTGGACTTCTCAGGATTTGAGTCGAGGTCCTTCCTATAGTCATGCCCGTTTATTCACAGAAAAAATGGAAAGCGGCTATTTTCGATTTAAAAGGCAAGTACTGGATTCTGCAGAAGTTGTACAGGAAGATTCCCTGGTATTACATATTGCCCCACCTCCTGCTATCGTTCCTACAAGCATCAGTATTCCAACTTGTGATAATTCCGGAGACGGAGCCATACGCTTGAAAGAAATTGCCGGTGCCGGTTATAGCTATCAGTGGAATTCCGGGCAGACAAATGCTTCAATCGAAGGCTTAAATTCCGGCACCTATGAGGTCCTGCTTTCAGATAAAAATAACTGCAGCTCTAAGCAAACCTTTGCCCTTATGAGTCCAGAGCCAATATTTATTGATTTGGTCCATAAAGAAGACGCATCTTGCAAATTGGAAAATGGAGCGGCAGTCGTAAGAGCTAGTGGAGGAGTAGGAGAATTCAGGTATCGCTGGGATACCCAAAATGAATATGAGGGAGTAGGATTGGATGGCCTGGGACCGGGTTTATATACCATTCGTGCGGAAGATAGCAGAGGTTGCTGGGACACGCTTCATATAAACATAAAAGATCTTCCTTTTAGAAATGCACAGATAAGTAGTACCCCCTCGGATACGATCGCTCTTTGTGTATCTGAAGCCAGCTTTAGTTTTGAAGCTGCTGATTCTTATGCCGAAAGCTATATATGGGATTTTGGGGATGGAACGGAGCCTGTAAATACGAAAAACCCCAGTCATACATTTGAAGAAGCCGGAACTTATACGGTTTTATGCACTATGTATGAAGAGGGAAACGATTGTCCGGCCAAGGATAGTTTGCAAATTGAAGTGCAGCACGATGGGATGATCGTCGTCCCGGAGCTTTTCTCGCCCAATGGAGATGGAGTAAATGATCTTTTTTTCGTAAGAGGATATTTACAAAGCATCGATATGAAAATTTACCAAAAGAATGGAAAGCTAATAAAGCATATCGATCAGCCAGATGAAAAATGGAACGGACGGACGGAAGAAGGGCGTAAACTCTCTCAGGGAGAGTATCGCTACGAACTCAATGCCCAATTGAGTGTTTGCAAAGACCTTCAGCAAACAGGAGTTATCAAACTGGTCAGGTAG
- a CDS encoding response regulator, translating into MEINGEVAGSFVHKFIDSFLYSYTLSKGEAETLSQDFEKDQCYPIGDFLELLENLTARHSNPASILFFAGKEFSRTWFIHAGSSAPNSSLEFLQFNQNFGLLSDVFHKLEESRFNIKLLEFNETSKFSLSLTSPFPQEFIKGIFFEGMNLFDDLDFVEVLVRSEQSDKVASWMNQYIDITFRPIGDVKQSLDLDESLRAFQNGEKLTLSQEQLEALAWKYLGVKKQKGVESIYQRELISYKQKNLDKYNEQTSRLSLLNEMGLELGGAKSQEESFQICARFLKRIMGADFACINLIEKESESIKIFSASQETLNVENFYRIPFQGSAQEEICKSKGDILLNEVSDRDFSENSMLMEKGVRSRIVSPLIILGKVIGTLDVGKKRGKSFDQSHLQIISQIGYVLSRTLENQLLQQKTKNSISQSQLALRKLEVANKVVEKSPVVLFRWEIEGNNWKLDYVSPNVTQYGYDAKDFQGDAYDFAKIVHPEDIERVFNYAETELARGANYVEQEYRIIDKKGGVKWILDRAMIERTEEGIPTHTQSTLLDISERKTIENQLRENKNQLAIILGRFKLLLDTIDYGILFMDKDLNLLVANRAACRMWNFSDELINSNPSFDDILEFNRYSGIYEVEDDKWEEYKKDRISSITSPDGVPKSEFKRQDGSVLSYQVQVLPDGGRMLNYFDISEQKKAEEEIKKREQDIRYILDKLPIPIAINDTKGFCLYGNESLERTMVCLPGEGVGKHVTEIIKRGEDLQLLMNVVKRGKARKNREILYTKYNGETFWGSTSFFPFQYKGRRAILTTVYDLSERKHAEEMLNIAKENAEAANLELRVSKKSLELERRLLRNIIDATPDWIFVKDLDHKYTLVNKAFAEAHGMKSEDMIGKNDLGVGVPEELVYGNPEKGIKGFWKDDDEVVASRVPKFIEEEHLEKEGRKTYLHTVKVPLIDEDEEAFGLLGFVHDITKLKDNERELKEAKNAAEAASRAKGEFLANMSHEIRTPMNGVIGMTSLLLDTPLDHEQHDYVDTIRTSGDSLLTIINDILDFSKIESGKLELEEQPFYLRNCVEEVLDLVAHKAAGKKLELAYLIEANTPETIIGDVTRLRQILLNLLNNAIKFTDKGEVVLSVNANCLNAKKGEYELHFEVRDTGIGIPKDRISRLFRSFSQVDASTTRKYGGTGLGLAISKQLSNLMGGAMWVESEGIPGKGSQFHFTIKARHNKNQKELKENEALPKLAAKRVLIVDDNETNRLILLQYAKGWKMDVELCEGGNEALEKIANEDPFDIAILDMQMPEMDGIQLAQNLRKLEKGKDLPLIMLTSLGNQVDKKSSEFEALLNKPIKPAALVNVLVGIFVKQPVLVKSQDRKSEFDKSIGEKNPLKILLAEDNVVNQKVAQRMLGRIGYRIDIAANGQEAIESLSRQAYDVILMDIQMPEMDGMEATKLIRSRWAADKQPYIIAMTANALQGDKEKYLAIGMNDYVSKPVRVQELVVALAKCKPLNV; encoded by the coding sequence ATGGAAATTAATGGAGAAGTAGCTGGCTCTTTTGTTCATAAATTTATTGATTCATTTCTATACTCCTACACACTCAGTAAGGGTGAGGCAGAAACGCTATCTCAAGATTTTGAGAAGGATCAATGCTATCCCATAGGGGATTTTCTGGAATTACTCGAAAATCTTACAGCCAGACACAGCAATCCTGCCAGCATTTTATTTTTTGCGGGCAAAGAGTTTAGCCGCACCTGGTTTATTCATGCTGGTAGCTCTGCTCCTAATTCCTCTCTCGAATTTTTGCAATTCAACCAGAATTTTGGACTTCTTAGTGATGTCTTTCACAAACTCGAGGAGTCTCGGTTCAACATCAAACTCCTGGAATTTAATGAAACAAGCAAGTTCAGCCTGTCGCTGACTTCCCCCTTTCCACAAGAATTTATCAAAGGAATCTTTTTTGAAGGAATGAACCTCTTCGATGATCTCGACTTTGTTGAGGTTCTTGTTCGTTCAGAGCAATCTGACAAAGTTGCTTCCTGGATGAATCAGTATATAGATATTACTTTTCGACCCATCGGGGATGTAAAGCAAAGTCTGGATTTGGATGAATCACTGAGGGCTTTTCAAAATGGAGAGAAACTCACTTTGAGTCAGGAGCAACTTGAGGCTCTCGCCTGGAAATACCTGGGGGTAAAAAAGCAAAAGGGAGTAGAAAGTATCTATCAGAGAGAACTGATCAGTTATAAGCAAAAAAACCTCGATAAGTACAATGAGCAAACTTCTCGCTTGTCCTTACTCAATGAAATGGGTCTGGAACTGGGAGGAGCAAAATCGCAGGAAGAAAGCTTTCAGATTTGTGCTCGTTTTCTGAAGAGAATCATGGGAGCTGATTTTGCCTGCATCAATCTCATCGAAAAAGAATCGGAAAGTATCAAGATTTTTAGTGCTTCTCAAGAGACCTTAAATGTTGAGAATTTTTATAGAATTCCGTTTCAGGGCTCTGCACAGGAAGAAATCTGTAAGAGCAAAGGGGATATATTACTAAATGAAGTTTCAGATCGCGATTTTTCTGAAAATAGCATGTTGATGGAGAAGGGAGTGAGGTCGCGGATTGTTTCCCCTTTAATCATTCTGGGTAAAGTGATTGGAACCCTGGATGTAGGAAAGAAGCGCGGGAAATCATTTGACCAAAGCCATCTTCAAATCATTTCACAGATCGGTTATGTCCTGTCCCGAACACTCGAAAATCAATTACTCCAGCAAAAAACGAAAAATTCGATTTCTCAATCTCAACTGGCATTGAGAAAGTTGGAGGTTGCGAACAAGGTGGTCGAAAAAAGTCCGGTAGTTCTTTTTCGATGGGAGATAGAAGGAAACAATTGGAAACTGGACTATGTTTCTCCAAATGTGACCCAGTATGGATATGATGCCAAGGATTTTCAGGGCGATGCCTATGATTTTGCAAAGATTGTGCATCCTGAAGACATAGAAAGGGTCTTCAATTACGCAGAAACAGAATTGGCGAGAGGAGCGAATTATGTAGAACAAGAGTACAGGATCATAGATAAAAAGGGTGGGGTAAAGTGGATCCTTGATCGGGCCATGATTGAGCGGACAGAAGAGGGGATACCCACCCATACGCAATCGACGCTGCTGGATATAAGCGAAAGAAAGACCATTGAAAATCAGTTGAGGGAAAATAAAAATCAACTGGCAATAATTCTGGGTCGTTTCAAACTCTTGCTGGATACCATAGATTATGGAATCCTTTTTATGGATAAGGATTTGAATCTTCTGGTAGCAAATAGAGCAGCCTGTCGCATGTGGAACTTCTCAGATGAATTGATCAATAGCAATCCATCATTTGATGATATCCTGGAGTTCAATCGCTACTCAGGCATTTATGAAGTCGAGGATGATAAATGGGAAGAATATAAAAAGGACCGTATAAGCAGCATCACTTCTCCCGATGGTGTTCCAAAATCGGAATTCAAACGGCAAGATGGAAGTGTTTTAAGTTATCAGGTGCAGGTACTACCGGATGGAGGGCGAATGCTCAATTATTTTGACATCAGCGAACAGAAAAAAGCAGAGGAAGAAATAAAGAAACGAGAACAGGATATCCGCTATATTCTGGATAAACTTCCCATTCCAATCGCCATCAATGATACCAAAGGCTTCTGCCTGTATGGAAATGAATCTTTGGAGCGGACCATGGTTTGCCTTCCCGGAGAAGGAGTGGGTAAGCATGTAACCGAAATAATCAAAAGGGGAGAAGATCTTCAGCTTTTGATGAATGTAGTTAAAAGAGGAAAGGCTCGGAAGAATAGAGAGATTCTTTATACCAAATACAATGGAGAAACTTTTTGGGGGAGTACTTCTTTCTTTCCATTCCAATATAAAGGAAGAAGAGCTATTCTAACGACAGTTTACGATTTGAGTGAGCGAAAGCATGCAGAAGAAATGCTCAATATCGCCAAGGAAAATGCAGAAGCTGCGAATCTTGAATTGAGAGTATCTAAAAAATCTTTGGAGCTGGAAAGAAGGCTTTTGCGGAATATAATAGATGCAACGCCCGACTGGATCTTTGTAAAAGATCTGGATCACAAATACACCCTCGTAAACAAGGCTTTCGCGGAAGCTCATGGAATGAAAAGTGAAGACATGATTGGGAAAAATGATCTGGGAGTTGGAGTCCCGGAGGAATTGGTGTATGGAAATCCGGAAAAAGGTATTAAAGGCTTCTGGAAAGATGATGATGAAGTCGTTGCAAGCAGGGTTCCCAAATTCATTGAAGAAGAACATCTAGAAAAAGAAGGGCGAAAAACCTATCTCCATACTGTGAAAGTTCCTTTGATCGATGAGGATGAAGAGGCGTTTGGACTCCTGGGATTCGTGCATGATATTACCAAGCTCAAAGACAATGAAAGAGAGTTGAAAGAGGCGAAAAACGCTGCTGAAGCTGCCAGTAGAGCCAAAGGAGAATTTCTCGCCAATATGAGTCATGAGATCAGGACTCCCATGAATGGAGTTATCGGTATGACGAGTTTATTATTGGATACGCCTTTGGATCATGAGCAGCATGATTATGTAGATACCATACGGACAAGTGGAGATTCCTTGCTGACTATCATCAATGATATTCTGGATTTCTCCAAAATAGAATCGGGAAAACTCGAATTGGAAGAGCAGCCCTTCTACCTGAGAAACTGTGTGGAAGAAGTCTTGGATTTGGTGGCTCATAAAGCAGCCGGGAAAAAGCTGGAACTGGCTTACCTGATCGAAGCAAATACCCCGGAAACTATCATTGGGGATGTTACCCGACTTCGACAGATTCTCCTGAATCTCCTCAACAATGCCATTAAGTTTACAGATAAGGGCGAAGTCGTACTTTCAGTCAATGCCAACTGTCTTAATGCCAAAAAAGGAGAATACGAACTTCATTTCGAAGTGAGAGATACCGGGATAGGGATTCCCAAAGATCGCATCTCCCGACTCTTCCGCTCATTTAGTCAGGTGGATGCCTCTACTACCCGTAAATACGGAGGTACAGGCCTGGGACTGGCGATCAGTAAGCAGTTGAGCAATCTTATGGGAGGGGCTATGTGGGTGGAAAGTGAAGGTATTCCTGGAAAAGGATCACAATTTCATTTCACCATCAAAGCCCGACATAATAAAAACCAGAAAGAGCTCAAAGAAAATGAAGCCTTGCCTAAACTGGCAGCTAAGCGGGTATTGATCGTAGATGACAATGAGACAAATAGACTCATCCTTTTGCAGTATGCCAAAGGATGGAAAATGGATGTCGAGCTGTGTGAAGGTGGAAATGAGGCCCTGGAAAAAATAGCGAATGAGGATCCTTTTGATATCGCCATTCTGGACATGCAAATGCCAGAAATGGATGGAATTCAATTGGCCCAGAACCTGCGCAAACTGGAAAAGGGAAAGGATCTGCCTTTGATTATGCTGACCTCTCTGGGTAATCAGGTGGATAAAAAGTCGAGTGAATTTGAAGCGCTATTGAATAAACCCATCAAACCGGCTGCTCTGGTCAATGTGCTGGTTGGGATTTTTGTGAAACAACCCGTGCTGGTCAAAAGCCAGGATCGCAAATCTGAATTTGACAAATCTATCGGGGAGAAAAATCCGCTGAAGATTCTTTTGGCAGAAGATAATGTAGTCAACCAGAAAGTAGCCCAAAGGATGCTCGGACGAATCGGCTATCGCATTGATATTGCCGCCAATGGACAGGAAGCCATTGAATCACTCTCCCGCCAGGCTTATGATGTAATCCTCATGGATATCCAGATGCCGGAAATGGATGGTATGGAAGCTACCAAACTGATCAGATCTCGGTGGGCAGCAGATAAGCAACCCTATATCATTGCCATGACTGCCAATGCCCTTCAGGGAGACAAGGAGAAATATCTGGCTATAGGTATGAATGATTATGTGTCCAAACCGGTACGGGTGCAGGAATTGGTAGTGGCGCTGGCCAAATGTAAACCCTTGAACGTATAG
- a CDS encoding LytTR family DNA-binding domain-containing protein, whose amino-acid sequence MKLRTLIIDDEPLAHDIILKYMEDVPFLELAGQFHLATDALSFLHQNSVDLIFLDIQMPKLSGLDFLKTLREPPIIIISSAYAEYAVESFELDVCDYLLKPFRFDRFLKATNKALSLKRMQEQSQQSPEPKNISQKAEENHQIFIKADKRFIQLETSDIYYLESYGNYVKVWMKEKFHLTSRTLSSFEDQLNTRFFIRIHKSYLINRLWVDFLEGNRLMLKNGVELPIGKNHKQHFKRFMSRDI is encoded by the coding sequence ATGAAGCTCCGTACCCTGATCATTGACGATGAGCCTTTGGCACATGATATCATCCTGAAATACATGGAGGATGTGCCCTTTCTGGAATTGGCCGGTCAATTTCACCTGGCTACGGATGCCCTTTCTTTCCTCCATCAAAACTCTGTAGATCTCATTTTTCTGGACATACAGATGCCCAAGCTTAGTGGACTGGATTTTCTAAAAACGCTTCGCGAGCCTCCCATTATTATCATTAGTTCCGCTTATGCAGAATATGCTGTAGAAAGTTTTGAACTGGATGTCTGTGATTATTTGTTGAAACCTTTCCGATTTGATCGCTTTCTCAAGGCAACAAATAAAGCACTTAGCCTAAAACGAATGCAGGAGCAATCGCAGCAATCTCCTGAACCCAAAAACATCTCTCAAAAAGCGGAAGAAAATCATCAAATTTTCATCAAGGCGGATAAACGTTTCATTCAGTTGGAGACTTCAGACATTTATTATCTGGAGAGTTATGGAAATTATGTGAAGGTATGGATGAAAGAAAAATTTCATTTAACTTCTCGCACCCTGAGTAGTTTTGAGGATCAATTGAATACCCGATTTTTCATCCGCATCCATAAATCATATCTAATAAATCGACTTTGGGTAGATTTTCTGGAAGGAAATCGTTTAATGCTAAAAAACGGAGTTGAGCTCCCTATTGGGAAGAATCACAAACAACATTTCAAGCGCTTTATGTCTCGCGATATATAA
- a CDS encoding histidine kinase produces MKEFYKRIEAYLLGKESWMYLAVILGVAILETNYFPPHSWGQYLTYVLFFGIAFSPSLTFALLKERHALPTRPLYYYLLWSLAFVAWPLCVGITAQQVRPFSELISYQEDEFFTIGILFFFLALIQEILKFLQSRSKWLPAIRQFNLEKAFFLILIMATLFAASLVVSDIESFEEAGIVRMGFNLPKIFSHIGTFLSVLIQFFLLYSVAYLFYLINHRFLVGKLLKQKGILHYIMGGLATVVLLYPIFAQLIMWLPIHQKFQLLAPSENMLPFDFLNGGVAFISLIISLPVILVFQWFQQNNQILGLEKQQIQTELDLLKQQINPHFFFNTLNNLYALSQKQSSQTPEVILQLSDLMRYVIYRGKEERVYVAEEISYLEDYCNLQQIRLHKKLDFRFSTELDDEHLEIPPLLLVVLVENAFKHGIEPAEHDAFLHMNLRIEGKQVDFLCENSFESGQSEKGGVGLYNLRRRLDLLFGDNYELRQEVKDHIFRVHLSWKNS; encoded by the coding sequence GTGAAAGAATTTTACAAACGTATTGAAGCCTATCTTTTAGGAAAAGAGAGCTGGATGTACCTGGCGGTGATTTTGGGGGTCGCGATACTCGAAACCAATTATTTTCCTCCGCATAGCTGGGGGCAGTATCTGACTTATGTGCTTTTTTTTGGTATCGCCTTCTCCCCTAGTCTGACTTTTGCATTATTAAAGGAAAGGCATGCACTTCCTACCAGGCCTTTGTACTATTATTTGCTTTGGTCCCTGGCTTTTGTTGCCTGGCCTCTTTGTGTGGGTATAACTGCTCAGCAAGTCAGGCCTTTTTCAGAGCTTATCAGTTATCAGGAAGATGAGTTTTTCACAATAGGAATCCTGTTTTTCTTTCTGGCTCTGATTCAGGAAATATTGAAATTCCTGCAAAGCAGGTCCAAATGGCTTCCTGCAATTCGGCAATTCAATCTGGAAAAGGCTTTTTTTCTCATTCTGATTATGGCTACGCTTTTTGCTGCCTCTCTAGTAGTCAGTGATATCGAATCCTTTGAAGAGGCAGGAATCGTAAGAATGGGATTCAATCTCCCCAAGATATTTTCCCACATTGGGACCTTCCTGAGCGTATTGATTCAGTTTTTCCTCCTTTACTCGGTAGCCTATTTATTCTACCTGATCAATCATCGGTTCCTGGTCGGGAAACTCCTTAAGCAAAAAGGCATCCTGCATTACATTATGGGGGGACTGGCTACTGTCGTTCTTCTTTATCCCATTTTCGCCCAGCTGATTATGTGGCTGCCTATCCATCAGAAATTCCAACTGCTGGCTCCCAGCGAAAATATGCTGCCCTTCGATTTTCTGAATGGAGGAGTCGCTTTCATAAGCCTTATTATCAGCCTTCCAGTGATTTTGGTTTTTCAGTGGTTTCAGCAAAACAATCAGATTTTGGGCCTGGAAAAGCAACAAATACAGACTGAACTGGATTTACTCAAACAACAAATCAATCCGCATTTCTTTTTCAATACCCTCAATAATTTATATGCCCTGAGCCAAAAACAATCTTCTCAAACTCCTGAGGTCATTCTCCAATTGTCAGATTTGATGAGGTATGTGATTTATAGAGGTAAGGAAGAACGAGTATATGTAGCGGAGGAGATAAGTTATCTGGAAGACTATTGTAACCTGCAGCAAATTCGCTTGCATAAAAAACTGGACTTCCGATTCAGCACGGAATTGGATGATGAGCATCTGGAGATTCCTCCCCTACTTCTGGTTGTACTGGTTGAAAATGCATTTAAACATGGAATAGAACCTGCAGAGCATGATGCCTTTTTACATATGAACCTGAGAATAGAGGGAAAGCAAGTCGATTTCCTTTGTGAAAACTCCTTTGAGTCCGGTCAAAGCGAAAAGGGAGGAGTGGGCTTATACAATTTAAGAAGAAGGCTGGACTTGCTTTTCGGGGATAATTATGAATTGAGGCAGGAGGTAAAAGATCATATCTTTAGGGTTCATCTGAGTTGGAAGAATTCATGA